The proteins below are encoded in one region of Peptoniphilus sp. GNH:
- a CDS encoding zinc ABC transporter substrate-binding protein — MKKKFFKVLFLICVGLVFLTGCGENSGSKKDGKPIVYTSFFPIYDMVSTVAGDKLDVRSFMPLDKEAHLWEPSAKDMKDLDGADLFIINGANMETWIDSIKENLPNLDILTLSDSVKLISHSGAAEPGDFQYMARLDLKPASYTMEFGHTHEHKLRGVFFKDDGSDLKALSAKAHELMKNEPKNIKAMSTFDVEDGALYEFEMQHNDNVITFNIKDGGKWIFASDRVSSDYLPYVLVSENGQALAKENRLDVLFEESKSKTKVYDPHSWISLRNAKHYFEAIQNKLSEKYPENEKYFKENASKAIARLDELEKTYKEKFRDVKNRDFVIVHGSFAYVARDFDLIQHPLQELTSLESPSLNAVKTAIDFAKKKNITTVFYEYGHSSKEAQALAEEIGGKISPLASMEFVNDKEEKSHMGYIDLMEMNMKNLYDSFVN; from the coding sequence GGATGGCAAACCCATAGTTTATACTTCCTTTTTCCCCATATATGATATGGTTTCAACAGTCGCTGGGGATAAGCTTGATGTGAGATCTTTTATGCCCTTAGATAAGGAAGCCCATCTTTGGGAGCCATCTGCTAAGGATATGAAAGATTTAGATGGTGCCGATTTGTTTATTATAAATGGCGCCAATATGGAAACATGGATTGATTCTATAAAGGAAAATTTGCCAAATTTAGATATCCTAACTCTTTCTGATTCTGTTAAGCTAATTAGTCATAGCGGCGCAGCTGAACCAGGCGATTTTCAATACATGGCAAGGCTAGACTTAAAACCTGCTAGCTATACTATGGAGTTTGGACACACTCATGAGCACAAACTCAGAGGAGTATTTTTCAAAGATGATGGTTCAGATTTAAAGGCTCTAAGTGCTAAGGCTCATGAACTTATGAAAAATGAACCTAAAAATATCAAGGCCATGTCTACTTTTGATGTAGAAGATGGGGCCTTGTATGAGTTTGAAATGCAACATAATGACAATGTAATCACCTTTAATATAAAGGATGGCGGCAAATGGATTTTTGCAAGCGACAGAGTCTCTAGCGACTATCTCCCCTATGTCTTAGTATCTGAAAATGGCCAAGCTCTTGCAAAAGAAAATAGACTTGATGTCTTGTTCGAAGAAAGTAAATCCAAAACTAAGGTATATGATCCCCATTCATGGATTTCTCTTCGCAATGCAAAGCACTATTTTGAAGCTATACAAAATAAGCTGAGCGAAAAATATCCTGAAAACGAAAAATATTTTAAGGAAAATGCATCAAAGGCCATAGCAAGACTTGACGAGTTAGAAAAAACTTACAAAGAAAAATTTAGAGATGTTAAAAATCGTGATTTCGTAATTGTTCATGGTTCTTTTGCCTACGTTGCAAGAGATTTCGATTTGATACAACATCCACTCCAAGAACTTACTTCACTTGAAAGCCCGAGCCTAAATGCAGTCAAAACAGCTATAGATTTTGCCAAGAAAAAGAATATTACTACCGTATTTTATGAATATGGACATTCAAGCAAAGAGGCCCAAGCCTTGGCTGAGGAAATTGGCGGGAAAATTTCGCCTTTGGCTTCTATGGAATTTGTAAATGATAAAGAAGAGAAATCCCATATGGGATATATAGACCTTATGGAAATGAATATGAAGAATCTCTACGATTCTTTTGTAAATTGA